The Microbacterium sp. KUDC0406 genome includes a window with the following:
- a CDS encoding FadR/GntR family transcriptional regulator: MSALDTALHGLRSLIADGALRPGDRLPSEGELCEQLGVSRGSLREAIRMLAALGVLETRHGSGSYVGELRAADLISSLSLTVGLLPMAGVLELTELRRALEPHVAALAAARIDPETVERLDALLAELEASDDFEQHSRLDHEFHMSIATVAGQDALTSLLDVLRSRSRAYRLSDASDAAELKRNSDVGHRAILRGLADGDPVAASAAASAHVADTAYWVRKYSVGDEDDQLGR, encoded by the coding sequence ATGAGCGCACTGGACACCGCCCTGCATGGGCTGCGATCGCTGATCGCGGACGGCGCACTGCGCCCCGGCGATCGCCTGCCCAGCGAGGGTGAGCTGTGCGAGCAGCTGGGAGTGTCACGTGGTTCGCTGCGCGAGGCGATCCGGATGCTGGCCGCGCTGGGTGTGCTGGAGACGCGGCACGGCTCCGGCAGCTATGTCGGTGAGCTGCGCGCGGCCGACCTGATCAGCAGCCTGTCGCTGACGGTCGGCCTGCTGCCGATGGCGGGCGTGCTCGAGCTCACCGAGCTGCGCCGGGCGCTGGAGCCGCACGTCGCCGCGCTCGCCGCGGCGCGCATCGACCCGGAGACGGTCGAGCGTCTGGATGCTCTACTCGCAGAGCTCGAGGCGAGCGACGACTTCGAGCAGCACTCGCGCCTCGACCATGAGTTCCACATGTCGATCGCGACAGTGGCGGGCCAGGACGCCCTGACAAGTCTGCTCGACGTGCTGCGCTCACGATCCCGCGCCTACCGGCTCTCGGACGCCTCGGATGCCGCAGAGCTGAAGCGCAACTCGGATGTCGGGCACCGTGCGATCCTGCGCGGGCTGGCCGATGGCGACCCGGTCGCGGCGTCCGCTGCAGCATCGGCTCACGTCGCCGACACGGCGTACTGGGTGCGGAAGTACTCCGTCGGCGACGAGGACGACCAGCTCGGCCGCTGA
- a CDS encoding glycine cleavage system protein R, with protein MTTLILTVAGADRPGLVSAVADVVDAHGGNWENSRLAELAGTFAGVIEVSVAPERVTDLQSALSELDGLLAVSVHTGTEAGSPADAQRISLTVLGNDRPGIVREVSRVLAEHALSIEDMTTVTKDAAMAGGRLFESTVTATVPSSADIDALRADLEQLATEIQVDISLG; from the coding sequence ATGACTACGCTCATCCTCACGGTCGCGGGAGCGGATCGCCCCGGACTCGTCTCCGCCGTCGCCGATGTCGTCGACGCGCACGGCGGCAACTGGGAGAACAGTCGTCTCGCCGAGCTGGCCGGCACGTTCGCCGGAGTGATCGAGGTGTCGGTCGCCCCGGAGCGAGTGACCGACCTGCAGTCCGCGTTGAGCGAGCTGGACGGGTTGCTCGCGGTGTCCGTGCATACCGGGACGGAGGCCGGGTCACCGGCCGACGCGCAGCGGATCAGCCTGACCGTGCTCGGCAACGACCGGCCCGGCATCGTGCGCGAGGTCTCGCGGGTGCTCGCCGAGCACGCGCTCAGCATCGAGGACATGACGACGGTGACGAAGGATGCCGCGATGGCCGGCGGCCGGCTGTTCGAATCGACCGTGACGGCGACGGTGCCGTCATCGGCCGATATCGACGCGCTGCGCGCCGATCTCGAGCAGCTCGCCACCGAGATCCAGGTCGACATCTCTCTCGGCTGA
- a CDS encoding VOC family protein — protein sequence MAHGDITHIDIPVADLAKATAFYSGLFGWNIAEMPGFEGYPMWQAPNGISGGGLAPRDDGFTQPRSYVEVDSIDDTVEAAKAAGGSVAMEKSAITDSSWWAVIVDPDGNRIGLFEGVVGG from the coding sequence ATGGCGCACGGAGACATCACGCACATCGACATCCCGGTCGCGGACCTGGCGAAGGCGACGGCGTTCTACTCGGGCCTGTTCGGCTGGAACATCGCCGAGATGCCCGGATTCGAGGGCTATCCGATGTGGCAGGCGCCGAACGGGATCTCAGGCGGCGGGCTCGCCCCGCGCGACGACGGGTTCACACAGCCCCGGTCCTACGTCGAGGTCGACTCGATCGACGACACGGTCGAGGCGGCGAAGGCGGCCGGCGGCAGCGTCGCGATGGAGAAGAGCGCGATCACCGACAGCAGCTGGTGGGCGGTCATCGTCGATCCCGACGGCAACCGCATCGGCCTCTTCGAGGGTGTCGTCGGCGGCTGA
- a CDS encoding GntR family transcriptional regulator codes for MTDLESAIDRHSAAPMYDQLRQLIIEGIERDGLQPGDPLPGEHRLCAQYGISRTVVRQALAQLEHEGLVERVKGKGTFVARPRTAESLVHTLIGLFDEVEQRGGHVHSDVLRHERGTADEAVADALEISLGAPVVVLERLRYVDDDAWSLSTTWMPDDVGAVTLDADLREASLYRLLAEHGIRATHGVRSAEATVATHEQAQRLGVSAGSALLRLRSVSRDATGRPIEFFIAHHRGDRSRFEFQLSDEQGRAALLHVDGS; via the coding sequence ATGACCGACCTCGAGTCCGCGATCGACCGGCACTCCGCCGCCCCGATGTACGACCAGCTGCGACAGCTGATCATCGAGGGCATCGAACGCGACGGCCTGCAGCCGGGTGATCCTCTTCCGGGAGAGCACCGTCTGTGCGCGCAGTACGGCATCTCCCGCACCGTCGTGCGGCAGGCACTCGCTCAGCTCGAACACGAGGGACTGGTCGAGCGCGTCAAGGGCAAGGGCACGTTCGTGGCCCGCCCACGCACCGCGGAGTCGCTCGTCCACACGCTGATCGGCCTGTTCGACGAGGTCGAGCAGCGTGGTGGGCATGTGCACAGCGACGTGCTGCGCCACGAGCGCGGCACCGCCGACGAGGCCGTGGCGGATGCCCTGGAGATCTCCCTCGGAGCGCCGGTGGTCGTGCTGGAGCGCCTGCGCTACGTCGACGACGACGCCTGGTCGCTGTCGACGACCTGGATGCCGGACGACGTCGGCGCGGTCACCCTCGACGCGGACCTGCGTGAGGCATCGCTCTACCGGCTGCTCGCCGAGCACGGCATCCGCGCCACGCACGGCGTGCGCTCCGCCGAGGCGACCGTCGCGACCCACGAGCAGGCACAGCGACTCGGCGTCAGCGCCGGATCCGCCCTGCTGCGGTTGCGCAGCGTCAGCCGCGATGCGACCGGGCGGCCGATCGAGTTCTTCATCGCCCACCACCGCGGCGACCGCTCGCGGTTCGAATTCCAGCTCAGCGACGAGCAGGGCCGTGCGGCCCTGCTGCACGTCGACGGGAGCTGA
- the rbsD gene encoding D-ribose pyranase gives MRKTPTTINPALSRVISETGHTDLIVVTDAGLPIPPGSERIDLAYRPGAPEFFDVLDTVLAELVVEGATVSAEVAEHSPQVLAGLRERLPGIEIELVPHAEFKKRTHSARAFVRSGEYTPYANVILQAGVAY, from the coding sequence ATGCGAAAGACCCCCACGACGATCAACCCCGCACTGTCGCGGGTGATCAGCGAGACCGGCCACACCGACCTCATCGTCGTGACCGATGCCGGGCTGCCGATCCCGCCGGGCTCGGAGCGCATCGACCTGGCCTACCGGCCCGGAGCACCGGAGTTCTTCGACGTGCTCGACACCGTGCTCGCCGAACTGGTGGTCGAGGGCGCGACGGTGTCGGCAGAGGTGGCCGAGCACAGCCCGCAGGTACTGGCCGGGCTGCGTGAACGCCTGCCCGGCATCGAGATCGAACTCGTGCCGCACGCCGAGTTCAAGAAGCGCACGCACTCGGCGCGCGCCTTCGTGCGCTCGGGTGAGTACACGCCCTACGCCAACGTCATCCTTCAGGCGGGGGTGGCGTACTGA
- a CDS encoding ribokinase — translation MPADQTDRSGVVIVGSVTADVTTFSQRLPARGETILGDQFTLLLGGKGANQAVAAGQAGARTSFVGCVGDDLFHDLVTEGLSAAGVDLTHLRTVPGPTGIAHIRVDASAQNDIVMVPLANAQLSAEQIDAALEALAPTTSVLLTQLETPASLTRHITARGKQLGMTVVLDPAPAAQLDPDVWSDIDIVTPNETEATLISGIEVTDAASAERAGRWFLDQGIGAAVITMAEKGSCVVTPEGTTFIAPIPVEPVDTTAAGDAYAGYLGAALAEGWPLDRATALASAAGAIAVTRQGASPSLPHRAEVDDLLAASRV, via the coding sequence ATGCCGGCTGACCAGACCGACCGTTCCGGCGTGGTGATCGTCGGAAGCGTCACCGCGGACGTGACCACGTTCTCCCAGCGGCTCCCTGCCCGTGGCGAGACGATCCTCGGCGACCAGTTCACTCTGCTGCTGGGCGGCAAGGGCGCGAACCAGGCGGTCGCCGCCGGGCAGGCCGGCGCCCGCACGAGCTTCGTCGGATGCGTGGGCGACGACCTGTTCCACGATCTCGTCACCGAGGGCCTGAGCGCCGCCGGCGTCGATCTCACCCACCTGCGCACGGTTCCCGGTCCGACCGGCATCGCCCACATCCGCGTGGATGCCTCGGCGCAGAACGACATCGTCATGGTGCCGCTCGCGAACGCGCAGCTCAGCGCCGAGCAGATCGACGCCGCCCTCGAGGCGCTCGCGCCGACGACGTCGGTGCTGCTCACCCAGCTCGAGACCCCGGCTTCCCTCACCCGGCACATCACTGCACGCGGGAAGCAACTCGGCATGACGGTCGTGCTCGACCCCGCCCCGGCCGCCCAGCTCGACCCGGATGTCTGGTCCGACATCGACATCGTCACCCCGAACGAGACCGAGGCGACGCTGATCAGCGGCATCGAGGTCACCGACGCCGCCTCCGCCGAGCGAGCCGGACGGTGGTTCCTCGACCAGGGCATCGGCGCAGCCGTGATCACCATGGCCGAGAAGGGCTCCTGCGTGGTCACCCCGGAGGGCACGACGTTCATCGCACCGATCCCGGTCGAACCGGTCGACACGACCGCCGCCGGCGATGCCTATGCCGGATACCTCGGCGCCGCCCTCGCCGAGGGCTGGCCCCTGGATCGGGCCACCGCTCTCGCCAGCGCCGCCGGCGCCATCGCCGTCACCCGGCAGGGCGCCTCGCCCAGCCTGCCGCATCGCGCCGAGGTCGATGACCTGCTCGCTGCATCCCGCGTCTGA